One Henriciella litoralis genomic window carries:
- a CDS encoding GNAT family N-acetyltransferase, which produces MLLTKRLHLRGAAASDFEASAAMWQDPEVVRFIGGQTRDHQDAWFTMCRMRGMWDLIGYGNWIVCERGSGQFLGEIGLADFMRGLQPDLSGIPEAGWAFARHAHGQGYATEALKAVLSWADSELKAPKIACIIDHDNAASRAVAEKCGFVWVTDTSYRGSDVQLFERHLPA; this is translated from the coding sequence GTGCTGCTGACGAAGCGGCTGCATCTGCGCGGGGCCGCAGCGTCCGACTTCGAGGCTAGCGCGGCTATGTGGCAAGACCCGGAAGTGGTGCGCTTTATCGGCGGGCAGACGCGCGATCATCAGGATGCATGGTTCACCATGTGCAGAATGCGCGGCATGTGGGACCTTATAGGCTATGGCAACTGGATCGTTTGCGAACGGGGAAGCGGCCAGTTTCTCGGCGAGATCGGCTTGGCTGATTTCATGCGGGGGCTGCAGCCGGATCTTTCCGGAATACCCGAAGCCGGCTGGGCCTTTGCGCGCCACGCCCATGGCCAAGGCTATGCGACAGAGGCCCTGAAAGCGGTGCTGAGCTGGGCTGACAGTGAGCTGAAGGCGCCGAAAATTGCCTGCATAATCGACCATGACAATGCCGCGTCACGCGCAGTTGCTGAGAAATGTGGATTTGTCTGGGTGACAGATACATCGTATCGCGGCAGTGACGTTCAGCTCTTTGAGCGCCACCTGCCAGCGTAA
- a CDS encoding nuclear transport factor 2 family protein, translating to MIETTGHSANLQRWMDYFHGDHDAASLSAILHDDVVFTSPVVHTPQRGKAITMMYLGAAGQTLGGDTFRYVRVFDCEDRAVLEFECEMDGILVNGIDMIEWDEDGLITDFKVMVRPLKGMQAVHAAMGRMLEQMKAQKR from the coding sequence ATGATCGAGACAACGGGCCACAGCGCCAATCTGCAGCGCTGGATGGACTATTTTCACGGTGACCATGATGCCGCATCGCTGTCTGCCATCCTGCATGATGATGTCGTCTTCACCAGTCCAGTCGTTCACACACCTCAGCGCGGCAAGGCGATCACGATGATGTATCTCGGCGCGGCGGGACAGACGCTGGGCGGTGACACGTTCCGCTATGTGCGCGTCTTCGATTGCGAGGACCGCGCCGTGCTGGAGTTTGAATGCGAGATGGACGGCATTCTGGTCAACGGCATCGATATGATCGAGTGGGATGAGGATGGGCTGATCACCGACTTCAAGGTGATGGTGCGCCCGCTGAAAGGCATGCAGGCGGTGCATGCTGCGATGGGCCGGATGCTGGAGCAGATGAAAGCGCAGAAGCGGTGA
- a CDS encoding dodecin family protein, with the protein MSVARVTEITAKGKSIDDCMEQGVKRASETLKNVEHVWVSDIKARVKDGKIDDYYVTMKVTFVLED; encoded by the coding sequence ATGAGTGTTGCTCGCGTCACAGAAATTACCGCCAAAGGCAAATCCATCGACGATTGCATGGAACAGGGCGTCAAACGCGCTTCTGAAACCCTGAAAAACGTCGAGCATGTCTGGGTTTCGGACATCAAGGCTCGCGTCAAGGACGGCAAGATCGATGACTATTACGTCACCATGAAGGTGACCTTCGTTCTCGAAGACTGA
- a CDS encoding energy transducer TonB: protein MKSFRYIPLVALPLVFAAACAVDPMVVPAQQSPAANQTVGTTGPVVREELIAECNHVGAPTATVSYPDGWTARLAQTSRAGSAGDELLGGRSTPASIVDRDAQPITQPWPTYPDRAVIAQREGLCYAMMDVTTDGRPENILTACSSADFNAPTYQAATQMRFEPLRTNGTLARRINVVYPMEYCLQD, encoded by the coding sequence TTGAAATCATTTAGATATATTCCGCTTGTCGCATTGCCGCTGGTTTTCGCGGCGGCCTGTGCTGTCGATCCGATGGTCGTGCCCGCGCAGCAGTCGCCCGCAGCAAATCAGACCGTTGGCACGACCGGGCCTGTGGTTCGCGAAGAGCTGATCGCCGAATGCAATCATGTCGGTGCGCCGACAGCCACAGTGAGTTACCCGGATGGCTGGACTGCGCGTCTGGCGCAGACATCGCGGGCCGGATCAGCAGGCGATGAGCTGCTGGGCGGGCGGTCTACGCCAGCATCTATTGTCGACCGCGATGCCCAGCCGATCACACAGCCCTGGCCGACCTATCCTGACCGGGCCGTCATCGCGCAGCGCGAAGGCCTTTGCTATGCCATGATGGATGTGACGACAGACGGGCGGCCGGAGAACATCCTGACGGCCTGCTCATCGGCTGACTTCAATGCGCCGACCTATCAGGCCGCAACGCAGATGCGCTTTGAGCCGCTTCGTACCAATGGCACATTGGCCCGCCGCATAAATGTCGTTTATCCGATGGAATACTGTCTGCAAGACTAG
- a CDS encoding energy transducer TonB, producing the protein MKLIPFVTALAGAAAMAGSAAAEMDYHGFDPETIDALNAAMEEPLTSEILGILSGYTDIEACGGEAVANKIIPEGWEERIDKANAPGGDVVMPIPMQALAPEFPPLMNALGVEGVCEAMFDVTAEGATANIITSCSLPSFGKATEAMLANLTFEAADGQDSPATDDILLPINYCLADEPAEN; encoded by the coding sequence ATGAAACTTATTCCCTTTGTAACCGCACTTGCGGGCGCTGCCGCTATGGCCGGTTCTGCTGCTGCCGAGATGGACTATCACGGGTTTGATCCAGAGACGATCGACGCGCTGAATGCGGCCATGGAAGAGCCGCTGACCAGCGAAATCCTGGGCATTCTGAGCGGCTATACCGATATCGAAGCCTGCGGCGGCGAGGCGGTTGCCAACAAGATCATCCCGGAGGGGTGGGAAGAGCGTATCGACAAGGCGAACGCACCGGGCGGCGATGTTGTCATGCCGATCCCGATGCAGGCGCTTGCGCCCGAATTTCCGCCACTGATGAACGCCCTCGGTGTTGAGGGCGTCTGCGAAGCGATGTTCGACGTCACCGCCGAAGGCGCGACAGCCAACATCATAACGAGTTGTTCGCTTCCGAGTTTCGGCAAGGCGACGGAGGCTATGCTGGCCAATCTGACGTTTGAAGCGGCCGACGGGCAAGACAGTCCGGCGACTGATGATATCCTGCTGCCGATCAATTACTGCCTCGCAGACGAGCCAGCGGAGAACTAG
- a CDS encoding HpcH/HpaI aldolase/citrate lyase family protein, with protein sequence MSQKTPRNFFKPLAIGAPDPMRELPVRLERMIHFVPPHLDKVRAKVPQMADQADVVLANLEDAIPSDAKDAARAGAIEMANMVDWQAKGTGFWSRVNPLNSPWFQDDVSELVLKAGHQLDVIMLPKVEGPWDIHFADQYVAQLEAKAGLKRPILFHAILETAQGMALVEDIALASPRMQGISLGPADLAADRKMKTTRVGGGHPFYRVIDDPNEDGSARANAQQDPWHYTIARMVDACRMAGINAFYGPFGDISDSEACEQQFRNAYLLGCSGTWSLHPNQIAIAKKVFSPDADEVKFARRILEAMPDGSGVAMLDGKMQDDATWKQAKVISDLADLVAGKDPELAEAYSA encoded by the coding sequence ATGAGCCAGAAAACACCGCGCAATTTCTTCAAACCGCTTGCCATCGGCGCGCCTGATCCGATGCGTGAGCTGCCGGTGCGTCTGGAGCGGATGATCCATTTCGTGCCGCCGCATCTGGACAAGGTGCGGGCCAAGGTGCCGCAAATGGCCGATCAGGCGGACGTTGTGCTGGCCAATCTGGAAGACGCAATCCCGTCTGATGCCAAGGATGCGGCCCGCGCCGGCGCCATCGAGATGGCGAACATGGTCGACTGGCAGGCCAAGGGCACAGGCTTCTGGAGCCGCGTAAACCCGCTGAACTCGCCCTGGTTTCAGGATGATGTGTCAGAGCTGGTCCTGAAGGCCGGTCATCAGCTTGATGTGATTATGCTGCCGAAGGTCGAAGGGCCGTGGGACATTCATTTCGCCGATCAGTATGTGGCGCAACTCGAAGCCAAGGCCGGGCTGAAACGTCCGATCCTGTTCCACGCTATTCTTGAAACTGCCCAGGGCATGGCGCTGGTTGAAGACATCGCGCTGGCGAGCCCGCGCATGCAGGGCATCTCGCTTGGCCCGGCAGATCTTGCCGCAGACCGCAAGATGAAGACGACCCGCGTTGGCGGTGGCCACCCCTTCTACCGTGTCATCGATGACCCGAATGAAGACGGCTCAGCTCGCGCCAATGCCCAGCAGGACCCGTGGCACTATACGATTGCCCGCATGGTCGATGCCTGCCGCATGGCCGGGATCAATGCGTTCTACGGTCCGTTTGGCGATATTTCCGATAGCGAGGCGTGCGAGCAGCAGTTCCGCAATGCCTATCTGCTGGGCTGTTCCGGCACATGGTCGCTCCATCCGAACCAGATCGCCATCGCCAAGAAAGTGTTCAGCCCGGACGCCGACGAGGTGAAGTTTGCCCGCCGCATTCTGGAAGCGATGCCGGATGGGTCAGGCGTCGCCATGCTGGACGGCAAGATGCAGGATGACGCGACCTGGAAACAGGCCAAGGTGATCTCTGATCTGGCTGATCTGGTCGCCGGGAAAGACCCAGAACTGGCCGAAGCCTACTCAGCCTGA
- a CDS encoding P63C domain-containing protein, whose product MPDKKNPKKVAAANARSSKLSAKRRSEIAKKAAENRWAKHLPEAILEGSIPLGDGQISCAIVGDGTRVITQATFLRSLGRSRSPKAGTGVLATADELPFFLSSSAFAPFIDSELMAATTPVFYRTMHGGKGVGYNAQLLPLTAEVYLRFRDFHLAETGSIPERYESMVKAADAIMRSLAKVGIIALVDEATGYQDVRAKDALAKIFQQYLTEERQKWTQTFPLDFYKEIFRLRGWEFKPWTTKKPQVVAHWTNDLVYDRLAPGLTDELRKRNPTVAPGRRASKHHQWFTKESGHPDLQKHIEGVTALMRASDSWDQFKAMLNRAYKKPGDTLELSLAIDD is encoded by the coding sequence TGCCTGATAAGAAAAACCCCAAGAAAGTTGCAGCAGCTAACGCCAGATCGTCGAAGCTAAGCGCGAAGCGTAGAAGTGAAATTGCCAAGAAGGCCGCTGAGAATCGCTGGGCCAAGCATTTGCCCGAAGCAATCCTCGAAGGAAGTATTCCGCTTGGAGATGGACAAATCTCATGCGCCATCGTTGGCGATGGTACTCGGGTCATTACGCAGGCAACGTTTTTGAGATCGTTGGGGCGTTCACGCTCTCCAAAAGCAGGTACTGGGGTTCTGGCGACTGCTGATGAACTGCCATTCTTTTTAAGTTCTTCCGCGTTTGCTCCGTTTATCGACAGCGAGCTGATGGCCGCAACAACTCCGGTTTTCTATCGAACGATGCACGGTGGCAAAGGTGTTGGGTATAATGCTCAGCTGCTTCCTCTGACCGCAGAGGTTTATTTGCGCTTTCGAGACTTTCATTTGGCGGAGACAGGCTCCATCCCTGAGCGCTACGAAAGCATGGTAAAAGCTGCTGACGCAATCATGCGCAGTTTGGCTAAAGTGGGCATCATTGCACTTGTCGATGAAGCCACTGGTTATCAAGACGTTCGTGCTAAGGACGCTCTAGCAAAAATTTTTCAACAGTACCTGACAGAAGAACGTCAAAAATGGACGCAAACATTTCCGCTCGATTTTTATAAGGAAATTTTCCGTTTGCGCGGCTGGGAGTTCAAGCCGTGGACCACGAAAAAGCCACAGGTAGTTGCACATTGGACAAACGATCTGGTGTATGATCGGCTTGCTCCAGGCTTGACGGATGAGCTTCGCAAACGAAATCCTACTGTCGCGCCAGGCAGAAGAGCTTCAAAGCACCATCAATGGTTCACGAAAGAAAGTGGGCATCCGGACTTGCAAAAGCACATAGAAGGTGTGACCGCGCTCATGCGAGCATCAGACTCATGGGATCAGTTTAAAGCGATGCTGAACCGAGCGTATAAGAAACCAGGCGATACCTTGGAGCTGTCTTTAGCGATCGATGACTAA